The genomic interval ACGAGGGAGTAGGGGCCGGTGCTGCGAGCGTGGATCTTGTCGTCCACGAGGTGCAGCAGCTTGAGGATGTCCATGTAGCCGACGGTGACCTTCTCGTCGAAGGGCTCGCCGGTCTTGCCGCTGAAGAGCCTGACCTTGCCGGACGCCATGCGCCCTTCGGGACGCGAGGTGTCCACGTTCATCTTGATCGGCAGGTCGGTCGTGGTCGCCCAGCGCACCAGCGCCTCGTCCACGTCGGTCTCGGTGGCGCCGTCGAACACGGGCGTCGCCACCGGGTGTGGGTTGGGCGCATTGATCGGCGCACGCGGGTTGACGCCAACGGTGGCGTCGCCGTCCGCGAAGACGCCGTGGGCTGCCGCCCAGCCGAGATGGGTCTCGAGGATCTGGCCGATGTTCATGCGGCTCGGCACGCCGAGCGGGTTGAGCACAACGTCGACAGGGCGTCCGTCCTCGAGGAACGGCATGTCTTCCTCGGGCACGATCCTGGCCACGACACCTTTGTTGCCGTGGCGGCCGGCCATCTTGTCGCCGACCGACAATTGCCGCTTCGTGGCCAGATACACCTTGACCATTTCGAGCACGCCCGAGGGGAGCTCATCGCCGCGCTTCATGTGCGCCAGCTTGCGCTGCTTTTCCTGTTCGATGGCGTTGATGCGCTGGCGGAACTGGTTGTGGATGACCGCGCACTCTTCGCGGATCTCCTTGCCGCCCTTCACCCACTTGATGTCAAAGTCGCGAATCTGTTCGAGGATGACCGCGGCGATGTTCGATGCGCCCACCGTCTGCCGCGTGTTCGGGTCCACGATCGGCGAGCCGGTGATCTCGTTCATCTGCGCGATCATCTGGCGGAAGAGGTCGATGGCTTTTTCGTCCATCGCCTCGCTGTACGCGTTCATCTCGCGCTGCAACTGCTTCTTCTGCTCGTCGGTCATGTGCATGCGGCGGCTGAACCGCTTGGCGCCGATGACAATGCCCTCCGTGCCCGCCGGCACTTCGAGCGAATCGTTCTTCACGTCTTCGCCCGCCCGGCCGAAGATCGCATGCAGGAGTTTTTCTTCCGGGCTCAGTTCGCTCTTGCTCTTGGGCGACACCTTGCCCACGAGAATGTCGCCGGGCCTGACGCGGGCGCCGATGCGAATGACGCCGTTCTCGTCGAGGTTGCGCAGCATCTTCTCGCTGACGTTGGGAATGTCGCGCGTGAACTCCTCGCGGCCCAGTTTGGTCTCGCGGATTTCCACGTCGAACGCGTCAATGTGAATCGACGTGAACACGTCGTCCTTGAGCAGCCGCTCGTTGATCACGATCGCGTCTTCGAAGTTGTACCCGTCGAAGGTCATGAACCCGACCAGCGCGTTCTTGCCCAGCGACAGTTCGCCCATCTTCGTCGAAGCGCCGTCGGCGATGATCTGGCCCTTCTTCACCCGCTGGTCGAGCATGACCACCGGCTTCTGATTCTGGCACGTGCGCTCGTTGAGCCCCGCAAACTTGCGCAGCGGGTACTCGTCGGTGTTGTCAATCACGATCATCTCGGAATCGACAAACGTCACCACGCCGCCGTTGCGGGCGCGGATTACCATGCCGCTGTACTGGCCGACTTCCTTCTCAAGGCCGGTCGCCACCACGGGCGGATCGGTCTTGATGAGCGGCACCGCCTGGCGCTGCATGTTCGAACCCATCAGCGCGCGGTTCGCGTCGTCGTGCTCGAGGAACGGAATGAGCGCCGCCGACACGCCCACGATCTGCTTGGGCGTGATGTCGACGAAGTTCAGATCGCCCGAATCAACCTGCGCCAGATCGCCGTTCACGCGAGCCAGCACAAGCCCCTTCCTGATCTTGCCGTCGAGTTCGAGGACGTCGGCCGGGGCGAGGATGGCGCGCATCTCTTCATCGGCGCGGAGGTACTCGATTTCGCCCGTCGCCTTGCCCTTGGTCACCTTGCGATACGGCGTGAGCACGAAACCGTACTCGTCGATCATCGCGTAGATGCCCAGCGAGGCGATGAGGCCGATGTTCGTACCTTCAGGCGTCTCGATCGGGCAGATGCGACCATAGTGGCTGATGTGCACGTCGCGCACTTCAAAGCCCGCGCGCTTGCGGTTGAGGCCGCCCGGCCCCAGCGCCGAAAGACGCCGCTCGTGCGCCAGCATGCTCAGCGGATTCGTCTGGTCCACCACCTGCGACAGTTCGCTGCGACCGAAGAAGAACTCGATGCTGCTGCTGATGCTCTTGGTGTTCACCAGGTCGGCGATCTTCGACAGTTCGTCCGGGTCCTTGACGCTCATGCGCTCCTGCACCGTGCGCCGCAACTTCAGGAATCCCTTGCGAACTTCTTCGACGGCCAGCTCATCCAGCGTGCGCAGGCGGCGGTTGCCCAGGTGGTCGATGTCATCGACGTAGGCGTTGTTGCGAGCGCTGCGCAGATCGAGGATGTACTGGATCACGAGGCGGAAGTCCTCGCCGCGCAAACGCAGAATGTCCTCGGGCACGTCGAGGTCGAACTTGCGGTTGATGCGGAACCGGCCCACCCGGCCGAGCCGGTAGCGGTTGTCGTCGAAGAACTTCTCTTCGAAGAGCGTCTTGGCCTTGTTCACCTGCGGCGGGTTGCCCGGGCGCAGCCGCGTGTAGATCTTGAGCAGCGCCTGCTCATACTCGTTGCTCGTCAGTTCGCTGAAGATGTCCAGCCGCTCTTCGGCGATGGTGTTGAGAATGAGCGGATCGACGCTGCCGGTGATGACGCGCACCTTTTTGAGGTTCGACGCCTGGATCGCGCCCAGCGCCTCGCCGATCTGCCGCCCGACGCCGACGAGTTCCTCGCCGCTTTCGGTATCGACGATCGTCTCCGCGGCGTAGTGCTCCTCGCGCAGGTTCGCGACCGTCACTTCGCTCACGTCATAGAAGAGGTCGATGAGCTTGTCGGTGGTGGCGAGGTCCGGATCGAGCGAGCGAAGGAAGGTCGTCGCGGCGATCTTGGTGCTCTGGTCGATGCGCATCGCCAGAACATCCTTCTTGGTCACCTCGAGTTCGATCCACGAGCCGCGCTCGGGAATGATGCGCGCGCTGTGCAGCGGCCGGTCTGCCTCGGCCGACACCACGCCGAAGTCCACGCCCGGGCTGCGGTGCAACTGGCTGACGATGACGCGCTCGGCCCCGTTGACGATGAACTCGCCTCCGCCCATCATGATGGGCAGTTCGCCGAGGTAGATCTCCTCCTGGGCGATGTCGGGGTGATTCTCGCGCACCAGCCGCACCGCCACGCGGAACGGCCGCGCATAGGTCAGGCGCAGCTCGCGGCACTCGTCGGGCGTGTAGCGCGGATTGTCCAGCGTGTAGTAGAGGTATTCAAGCCGCATCGTGCCGTCGTACGACTCAATGGGAAAGACCTCGCGCAGCATCGCCTCGAGACCCAGCGCGGGGTCGCGGCTGTCGGCGTCCTTGTCCATCTGCAGAAACCGCTCGTAGGCGGCTTCCTGCACGGCGACAAGATTGGGCACGGGCATCGCATCGCCACGCTTGGAAAAATTGCGCACGTTCATCGTGGGCATGTACTACCCCTGATCAATGAAACTTGGCCGAACCGGGAACGGTCGGCCTTCACATCTGGGCTCTGAAAATTAAAACTCACCTCGGCTCGCGCACAGCCAAAAAGGATAGCCCGCCCGAAACTGCAAAACCAATCGCTGTCAAGTAAAAAGTGAAGAAAAATTCTTCCGCCGTAAATGTCTGCTTTCCAAATACTTGCGCCCAGCCAGGCCCCTGCCGACCCCCGCTGCACGCCCGGATTCGCCCAACCGGTGCCCCGAATCTGGCCCGCCGATTGCAGGTCCGCCCGCCATGAACCGCTTCCAGACCACGCCGCGCGGCCTGACCATTCGCCTAAAGGTTGTCCCCGGCGCCAGCCGTGACGCCATCTCCGGCTGGCTGGGTGATCGCCTCAAGGTCCGCGTCAGCGCCCCACCCGAGCATGGCAAGGCGAACGAGGCCGTGTGCCGCCTGCTCGCCAAAGCCCTCAACATCGACCGCCGCCGTATCCACGTGACCGCGGGCGCCACCTCGCCCGAGAAGACCATC from Phycisphaerales bacterium carries:
- the rpoB gene encoding DNA-directed RNA polymerase subunit beta; protein product: MPTMNVRNFSKRGDAMPVPNLVAVQEAAYERFLQMDKDADSRDPALGLEAMLREVFPIESYDGTMRLEYLYYTLDNPRYTPDECRELRLTYARPFRVAVRLVRENHPDIAQEEIYLGELPIMMGGGEFIVNGAERVIVSQLHRSPGVDFGVVSAEADRPLHSARIIPERGSWIELEVTKKDVLAMRIDQSTKIAATTFLRSLDPDLATTDKLIDLFYDVSEVTVANLREEHYAAETIVDTESGEELVGVGRQIGEALGAIQASNLKKVRVITGSVDPLILNTIAEERLDIFSELTSNEYEQALLKIYTRLRPGNPPQVNKAKTLFEEKFFDDNRYRLGRVGRFRINRKFDLDVPEDILRLRGEDFRLVIQYILDLRSARNNAYVDDIDHLGNRRLRTLDELAVEEVRKGFLKLRRTVQERMSVKDPDELSKIADLVNTKSISSSIEFFFGRSELSQVVDQTNPLSMLAHERRLSALGPGGLNRKRAGFEVRDVHISHYGRICPIETPEGTNIGLIASLGIYAMIDEYGFVLTPYRKVTKGKATGEIEYLRADEEMRAILAPADVLELDGKIRKGLVLARVNGDLAQVDSGDLNFVDITPKQIVGVSAALIPFLEHDDANRALMGSNMQRQAVPLIKTDPPVVATGLEKEVGQYSGMVIRARNGGVVTFVDSEMIVIDNTDEYPLRKFAGLNERTCQNQKPVVMLDQRVKKGQIIADGASTKMGELSLGKNALVGFMTFDGYNFEDAIVINERLLKDDVFTSIHIDAFDVEIRETKLGREEFTRDIPNVSEKMLRNLDENGVIRIGARVRPGDILVGKVSPKSKSELSPEEKLLHAIFGRAGEDVKNDSLEVPAGTEGIVIGAKRFSRRMHMTDEQKKQLQREMNAYSEAMDEKAIDLFRQMIAQMNEITGSPIVDPNTRQTVGASNIAAVILEQIRDFDIKWVKGGKEIREECAVIHNQFRQRINAIEQEKQRKLAHMKRGDELPSGVLEMVKVYLATKRQLSVGDKMAGRHGNKGVVARIVPEEDMPFLEDGRPVDVVLNPLGVPSRMNIGQILETHLGWAAAHGVFADGDATVGVNPRAPINAPNPHPVATPVFDGATETDVDEALVRWATTTDLPIKMNVDTSRPEGRMASGKVRLFSGKTGEPFDEKVTVGYMDILKLLHLVDDKIHARSTGPYSLV
- a CDS encoding DUF167 domain-containing protein — its product is MNRFQTTPRGLTIRLKVVPGASRDAISGWLGDRLKVRVSAPPEHGKANEAVCRLLAKALNIDRRRIHVTAGATSPEKTIEIEGLTELDAAARLP